A genomic stretch from Candidatus Limnocylindria bacterium includes:
- a CDS encoding metalloregulator ArsR/SmtB family transcription factor: MAVDRLSLTFGALADPTRRAILARLAKGGASVSELAEPFDMSLPAVSKHLKVLERAGLVSRGKEAQWRPAALRAGPLKEVDAWVARYRVIWEQRLDRLDEYLKQLQEKEQRRGRKG; encoded by the coding sequence GTGGCGGTCGACCGGCTGAGCCTCACGTTCGGCGCCCTCGCCGATCCAACACGCCGCGCGATCCTCGCGCGTCTCGCGAAGGGCGGCGCCTCGGTCAGCGAGCTCGCGGAACCGTTCGACATGAGCCTTCCCGCGGTCAGCAAGCACCTCAAGGTGCTCGAGCGCGCCGGGCTCGTTTCGCGGGGCAAGGAGGCGCAGTGGCGGCCGGCGGCGCTCAGGGCGGGCCCGCTCAAGGAAGTCGACGCGTGGGTCGCGCGCTATCGCGTGATCTGGGAGCAGCGCCTCGATCGGCTGGACGAGTACCTCAAACAACTGCAAGAGAAGGAGCAACGACGTGGCCGCAAGGGATAA
- a CDS encoding ATP-binding protein has translation MKSCACREPHPLKRVVLTGGPGAGKTAVLELIRQSLCEHVVVLPESAGIVFGGGFPRMESVPVRCAAQRAIFFVQRELEAAAGSANPAIVLCDRGMVDGAAYWPGPDTLWSSVGVTRADALARYDTVIHLRTPSLTHGYDRANPLRLETPEDAARIDERIALEWDGHPRIFVVQATDDFVVKARLALDLVRAELPVCCRVHPVRMPAAPTAVAAR, from the coding sequence ATGAAGTCCTGCGCCTGCCGCGAGCCGCATCCGCTCAAGCGCGTCGTACTCACCGGCGGTCCTGGCGCGGGGAAGACCGCCGTGCTCGAGCTCATCCGCCAGTCGCTGTGTGAGCACGTCGTGGTGCTGCCTGAGTCCGCTGGCATCGTGTTCGGCGGCGGCTTCCCGCGTATGGAAAGCGTGCCGGTGCGCTGCGCGGCGCAGCGCGCGATCTTCTTCGTACAGCGTGAGCTCGAGGCCGCCGCCGGGAGCGCCAACCCAGCGATCGTGCTCTGCGACCGCGGCATGGTCGACGGCGCCGCGTACTGGCCCGGGCCCGACACGCTGTGGTCCTCGGTCGGCGTGACGCGCGCCGACGCGCTCGCACGCTACGACACGGTGATCCACCTCCGCACGCCTTCGCTGACGCACGGCTACGACCGCGCGAATCCGCTGCGGCTCGAGACGCCAGAGGACGCCGCGCGCATCGACGAGCGCATCGCGCTCGAGTGGGACGGCCACCCGCGCATCTTCGTCGTCCAGGCCACCGACGACTTCGTGGTCAAGGCCCGGCTCGCTTTGGATCTCGTGCGCGCCGAGCTGCCCGTGTGCTGCCGCGTACATCCGGTGCGGATGCCGGCTGCGCCGACCGCGGTCGCAGCTAGATGA
- a CDS encoding cupredoxin domain-containing protein, translating into MTLDQLIVTLVGAIAIAGVGAFFLLPKGSETRAVLGSSGFQEAMVLVKGGYEPDLIVADAGKPIRLTFLREESGACSERVVLADFHKSAELPEGQQVSIDLPAARAGEYLFQCGMGMLRGKLVIR; encoded by the coding sequence ATGACACTCGACCAACTCATCGTCACGCTCGTCGGCGCGATCGCGATCGCGGGCGTTGGTGCGTTCTTCCTGCTTCCCAAGGGCAGCGAGACGCGCGCCGTGCTCGGCTCGTCGGGCTTTCAGGAGGCGATGGTCCTGGTGAAGGGCGGGTACGAGCCCGACCTCATCGTGGCCGACGCCGGGAAGCCGATCCGCCTTACGTTCCTGCGCGAGGAGTCGGGCGCGTGCTCGGAGCGCGTTGTGCTCGCGGACTTCCACAAGAGCGCGGAGCTACCAGAAGGCCAGCAGGTCTCGATCGATCTGCCCGCAGCCAGGGCCGGCGAGTATCTCTTCCAATGCGGGATGGGGATGCTGCGCGGAAAGCTCGTCATCCGATGA
- a CDS encoding heavy metal translocating P-type ATPase, translating to MSVATFTVHLASADCGSESQSLERVIQGAAGVRSVYVNPVTGRATVEADPDVLNTTKLTDLMRAAGAEVLAVERSTTTRVPMTTEPETVSASEREYRRLMRKWWFAAAVGVPTMVLSYPWLLPITNDLFPRGSEALHHLWVAMGVASLAVLVFSGSQFFVGLVESVKHRSATMHTLIAIGTGTAWLYSTVALLAPQLFPSEEFTDVYYDVTVVVTALVVLGMAMEIKARGRTSEAIKKLIGLQPRNARVIRDGVETTVPVAEVRVGELIVMRPGERIPLDGTIVSGSSAIDESMITGESIPVDKTTGDEVIGATMNTHGSFTLRVTKVGADTALANIVRLVQDAQATKVPIQRIVDQVSAYFTPIVVMLALAGFVVWYDFGPAPAFAYATIVMVTTLIIACPCALGMATPMSLTTGIGKAATHGVLIRSGEALQGAQRLQTIVLDKTGTITKGEPALTDVHALPPFSEAELLQLVASAEHGSEHPLGAAIVRGALARKIQLRPITDFTAVTGGGIVALVEGRLVRVGSERFQREAGVDLGGLAGPFDALAEGGNTPMYVSVDGKPGGLVAVADTVKEDSVRAIKRLRDLGLEVVMLTGDNERTARAIARQVGVTSVRAEVLPGDKAGEVRKLQLEGKRVGMVGDGTNDAPALTQADVGFAIGTGTDVAIEAADVTLIGGSLRGVVLAIEISRATMRNVYQNLFGAFVYNSLGLPVALGVLYPFFGILLSPVLAAAAMSFSSVTVITNANRLRQFTPREARS from the coding sequence GTGAGCGTTGCCACGTTCACCGTGCACCTCGCGAGCGCGGACTGCGGGTCCGAGTCACAGAGCCTCGAGCGTGTGATCCAGGGTGCAGCCGGCGTCCGCAGCGTCTACGTCAATCCGGTGACGGGCCGCGCGACGGTCGAGGCCGATCCGGACGTGCTCAACACGACGAAGCTCACCGACCTCATGCGCGCCGCGGGCGCCGAGGTGCTCGCGGTCGAGCGCTCGACGACGACGCGGGTACCAATGACGACCGAGCCCGAAACGGTCAGCGCGAGCGAGCGCGAGTACCGCCGGCTGATGCGTAAGTGGTGGTTCGCGGCCGCCGTCGGCGTACCCACCATGGTCCTCTCGTACCCGTGGCTCCTGCCGATCACGAATGACCTGTTCCCGCGGGGCAGCGAGGCGCTGCATCACCTCTGGGTGGCCATGGGCGTTGCCAGCCTCGCGGTGCTCGTCTTCTCGGGCAGTCAGTTCTTCGTCGGTCTCGTCGAGAGCGTGAAGCACCGCTCGGCGACCATGCACACGCTCATCGCCATCGGCACCGGGACGGCGTGGCTCTACTCGACGGTCGCGCTCCTCGCGCCGCAGCTCTTCCCATCCGAAGAGTTCACCGACGTGTACTACGACGTGACGGTCGTGGTCACCGCGCTCGTCGTGCTCGGCATGGCGATGGAGATCAAGGCGCGCGGTCGCACGAGCGAGGCCATCAAGAAGCTCATCGGTCTTCAGCCCCGCAACGCCCGCGTGATCCGCGACGGCGTCGAGACGACCGTTCCCGTCGCCGAGGTGCGCGTCGGCGAGCTCATCGTGATGCGCCCCGGCGAGCGGATCCCACTCGACGGCACGATCGTCTCGGGCTCCTCGGCGATCGACGAATCGATGATCACCGGCGAATCGATCCCCGTGGACAAGACAACCGGCGACGAGGTCATCGGCGCGACGATGAACACGCATGGCTCGTTCACGCTGCGCGTCACCAAGGTCGGCGCCGACACGGCGCTCGCCAACATCGTGCGCCTCGTCCAGGACGCGCAGGCGACCAAGGTGCCGATCCAGCGCATCGTCGATCAGGTGAGCGCGTACTTCACGCCGATCGTGGTCATGCTCGCCCTCGCCGGATTCGTCGTCTGGTACGACTTCGGCCCCGCTCCGGCCTTCGCCTACGCGACGATCGTGATGGTCACGACGCTGATCATCGCCTGCCCCTGCGCGCTCGGCATGGCGACACCGATGTCGCTCACGACCGGGATCGGCAAGGCCGCCACACACGGCGTGCTCATCCGGTCAGGCGAGGCGCTCCAGGGAGCGCAGCGCCTGCAGACGATCGTGCTCGACAAGACCGGGACGATCACGAAGGGCGAGCCGGCCCTCACCGACGTGCACGCGCTCCCTCCCTTCTCAGAAGCCGAGCTCTTGCAGCTCGTGGCGAGCGCCGAACACGGGTCTGAACACCCTCTAGGCGCGGCTATCGTGCGGGGCGCGCTCGCACGCAAGATCCAACTGCGGCCGATCACCGACTTCACCGCGGTGACAGGCGGCGGGATCGTCGCGCTCGTCGAGGGGCGGCTCGTGCGCGTGGGCAGCGAGCGCTTCCAGCGCGAGGCGGGCGTCGACCTCGGCGGTCTCGCCGGGCCGTTCGACGCGCTCGCCGAGGGCGGCAATACACCGATGTACGTCAGCGTCGACGGCAAACCGGGGGGTCTCGTTGCCGTGGCCGACACCGTCAAGGAAGACTCGGTGCGCGCGATAAAGCGCCTGCGCGACCTCGGCCTGGAGGTCGTGATGCTCACCGGCGACAACGAGCGGACGGCCAGGGCGATCGCACGGCAAGTGGGTGTCACGAGCGTGCGCGCCGAGGTGCTTCCCGGTGACAAGGCCGGTGAAGTCCGCAAGCTGCAGCTCGAGGGCAAGCGGGTCGGCATGGTCGGCGACGGGACCAACGACGCTCCCGCCCTGACTCAGGCCGATGTCGGCTTCGCGATCGGCACCGGGACGGACGTGGCGATCGAGGCCGCGGACGTGACGCTCATCGGCGGCAGTCTGAGGGGCGTCGTGCTGGCGATCGAGATCTCGCGCGCGACGATGCGCAACGTCTACCAGAACCTTTTCGGCGCGTTCGTCTACAACTCGCTCGGCCTGCCGGTCGCGCTCGGTGTGCTCTACCCCTTCTTCGGCATCCTGCTCTCGCCGGTCCTCGCCGCGGCGGCGATGAGCTTCAGCTCCGTGACCGTGATCACCAACGCGAACCGACTACGTCAGTTCACACCAAGGGAGGCCAGGTCATGA
- a CDS encoding DUF2933 domain-containing protein produces the protein MDGLLAFLPYALLFLLCPLMMLFMHRGGAHDGGHAEHDTGDRAEPARLDPAAKNEVKA, from the coding sequence ATGGATGGACTCCTCGCGTTCCTGCCGTACGCACTGTTGTTCCTCCTCTGCCCGCTGATGATGCTGTTCATGCACCGTGGCGGGGCTCATGACGGTGGTCACGCAGAGCACGACACTGGCGACCGCGCGGAGCCTGCACGGCTGGACCCGGCGGCAAAGAACGAAGTCAAAGCGTGA
- a CDS encoding cupredoxin domain-containing protein, translated as MDWTVAPLLVLLAIAILVVIWAEERLHERVRGVRRLADGTQEARIVVFRGYRPSHIELEAGVPATLRFERREDDPCTELLVSELWPSAHRLVAHGETEVRFTPQRPGRYAFTCGMGMYSGELLVHEGRAT; from the coding sequence GTGGACTGGACCGTCGCACCTCTTCTGGTCTTACTGGCCATCGCGATCCTGGTGGTGATCTGGGCCGAGGAGCGTCTGCACGAGCGCGTGCGGGGCGTGCGGCGCCTCGCTGACGGGACGCAGGAAGCGCGCATCGTCGTCTTCCGCGGCTATCGCCCGTCACACATCGAGCTCGAAGCCGGCGTGCCGGCGACGCTGCGCTTCGAACGGCGCGAGGACGACCCGTGCACCGAGCTCCTCGTCTCCGAGCTATGGCCGAGCGCGCATCGCCTTGTGGCGCACGGCGAGACCGAGGTGCGCTTCACACCGCAGCGACCGGGACGGTACGCCTTCACCTGTGGCATGGGCATGTACTCCGGCGAGCTTCTCGTGCACGAAGGGAGAGCGACCTGA
- a CDS encoding HAMP domain-containing sensor histidine kinase yields the protein MSIRLRLALWYGALLALVLAVTLTVAFAVHVRTHESDVDASLQGSWEHAVAELSGMPMAAMMGATLTAPTQAASAPTATWLLAAGSAPRVVGNATDAVLSRFDPVSAGDGLRDTILDATRVRSYAGSMPGISGARLVVAASMSSFDASLRSLGLILAVMGLAGVALAATGGWAISAGALRPIAMMTETAGAIALSRGFARRIDVSEKGRDELTELGRTFNHMLSSLDDAYRRQQRFVADVSHELRTPLTALQGDLELLVRGQLPPDEANATLAEAQHETRRLARLIDDLLVLARADSGPQPFIGKPVPLDEVVMEVFRELRGQAGPRLRVVDIDAALVEGERDRLKQLVLILADNALSYTSAPGEVRVSLRRESTETILTVEDEGIGVSAETAAHAFDRFYRGEEAQRLDPAGTGLGLSIAKWIVERHGGTIALQQRTPRGTSVAVRLPTVAERAVGSASAA from the coding sequence ATGAGCATCCGGCTGCGCCTGGCGCTCTGGTACGGCGCGCTCCTCGCGCTGGTCCTCGCTGTCACGCTCACCGTGGCCTTCGCGGTCCACGTTCGCACGCATGAGTCGGACGTGGACGCGTCGCTGCAGGGCTCATGGGAGCACGCCGTCGCCGAGCTCTCGGGTATGCCGATGGCAGCGATGATGGGCGCGACACTCACCGCACCGACGCAGGCCGCGAGCGCGCCGACGGCCACCTGGCTGCTCGCTGCCGGTTCGGCGCCACGCGTCGTCGGCAATGCGACCGATGCCGTGCTCTCGCGCTTCGATCCCGTCTCCGCCGGAGATGGCCTGCGCGACACGATCCTGGACGCGACGCGCGTGCGCTCATACGCCGGCAGCATGCCCGGGATCTCCGGCGCGCGTTTGGTCGTCGCCGCGTCGATGTCGTCCTTCGACGCATCGCTCAGAAGCCTCGGGTTGATCCTCGCGGTCATGGGGCTTGCGGGGGTCGCGCTCGCGGCCACCGGCGGCTGGGCGATATCCGCCGGCGCGCTTCGCCCGATCGCGATGATGACGGAGACGGCAGGAGCGATCGCGCTCTCGCGGGGCTTCGCACGCCGCATCGACGTGAGCGAGAAGGGCCGCGACGAGCTCACCGAGCTGGGGCGCACGTTCAATCACATGCTCTCGAGCTTGGACGACGCCTACCGTCGACAGCAGCGCTTCGTTGCGGATGTCTCCCACGAGCTGCGCACGCCACTCACCGCTCTCCAGGGTGACCTCGAGCTGCTGGTGCGTGGCCAGCTGCCGCCCGATGAGGCGAACGCAACGCTCGCCGAGGCGCAGCACGAGACGCGGCGACTTGCGCGGCTCATCGACGACCTCCTGGTCCTGGCACGTGCCGACTCGGGCCCGCAGCCGTTCATCGGCAAACCGGTGCCCCTCGACGAGGTCGTCATGGAAGTCTTCCGCGAGCTGCGCGGGCAGGCTGGGCCGCGCCTACGGGTCGTCGACATCGATGCCGCACTCGTGGAGGGCGAGCGTGACCGGCTCAAGCAGCTGGTGCTCATCCTCGCCGACAACGCGCTCTCGTACACATCGGCACCGGGCGAGGTCCGTGTCTCGCTGCGCCGCGAGTCGACCGAGACGATCCTCACGGTCGAGGACGAGGGCATCGGTGTGAGTGCCGAGACGGCTGCGCACGCCTTCGACCGCTTCTATCGGGGCGAGGAAGCCCAGCGGCTCGATCCGGCCGGAACTGGACTGGGCCTATCGATCGCGAAATGGATCGTCGAGCGCCACGGCGGCACGATCGCGCTGCAGCAGCGCACCCCGCGCGGCACAAGCGTCGCAGTGCGTCTTCCGACTGTCGCCGAGCGTGCCGTGGGGAGTGCGAGCGCGGCCTAG
- a CDS encoding response regulator transcription factor yields MATEIDRASTQTVTRPSRLLVVDDDENVTNMLRRALSFEGYAVATARDGVDALKKTLEFAPDLVVLDIMMPGIDGVEVCRRLRAGDPQLAILMLTAKDAAADQVVGLDAGADDYLVKPFTLEVITARIRALLRRREPSDAEVLRFADLVLDTGTRSARRGAREIALTTTEYELLLQFLRHPRQVLEKEQLTEKVWGYDFGGNYNVLEVYVRYLRQKLEAAGESRLIHTLRGAGYVLREQPLT; encoded by the coding sequence ATGGCGACCGAGATCGACCGGGCGTCGACGCAGACGGTCACGCGTCCGAGTCGGCTGCTCGTCGTCGACGACGACGAGAACGTGACGAACATGCTCCGCCGCGCGCTGTCCTTCGAAGGGTACGCGGTCGCGACGGCGCGCGACGGCGTTGATGCGCTCAAGAAGACGCTCGAGTTCGCGCCGGATCTGGTTGTGCTCGACATCATGATGCCGGGCATCGACGGCGTGGAAGTCTGCCGGCGCCTGCGCGCGGGCGATCCGCAGCTTGCGATCCTCATGCTCACCGCCAAGGACGCTGCGGCCGACCAGGTCGTCGGGCTCGACGCCGGCGCCGACGACTACTTGGTGAAGCCGTTCACGCTCGAAGTGATCACCGCGCGCATCCGCGCGCTCCTGCGCCGCAGGGAGCCGAGCGACGCTGAAGTGCTGCGTTTCGCCGACCTCGTGCTCGACACCGGCACGCGGAGCGCGCGCCGCGGCGCGCGCGAGATCGCTCTGACGACGACGGAGTACGAGCTGTTGCTGCAGTTCCTCCGCCACCCCCGTCAGGTGCTCGAGAAGGAGCAACTCACGGAGAAGGTCTGGGGCTACGACTTCGGCGGGAATTACAACGTGCTCGAGGTGTACGTGCGGTACCTCCGCCAGAAGCTCGAAGCCGCCGGCGAGTCGCGGCTCATCCACACGCTCCGAGGCGCCGGCTACGTACTCCGCGAGCAGCCGCTGACCTAG
- a CDS encoding ATP-binding cassette domain-containing protein: protein MNAPTLSVSHLTKRFGAAATEVVAVRDVSLEIAPGEVVLIMGPSGSGKTTLLLMLGALLRASEGEIRLDGEVLTQLPEQKLPSIRLRRFGFIFQDFNLLSALTAVENVAIVAELAGMRSRVAKARATELLTDLGLAGRLHFLPEKLSGGEKQRVAVARALVNDPTFILADEPTANLDSKIGHEIMRLLRSIAKDQGRSVLIVSHDQRIRDIADRVLWLEDGQFKESTAMLVDPVCQMRVEQASAVVASWDDEAFAFCSRGCRDEFLSAPYRFFRDAAASGPHETALREAVRHEAALAGARK, encoded by the coding sequence ATGAACGCCCCCACACTGTCCGTCTCGCACCTGACCAAACGCTTTGGCGCAGCCGCGACCGAGGTCGTGGCCGTGCGCGATGTGTCGCTCGAGATCGCGCCAGGAGAGGTCGTCCTGATCATGGGTCCCTCGGGCTCGGGAAAGACCACGCTGCTGCTCATGCTCGGTGCGCTCCTGCGCGCGAGCGAAGGGGAGATCCGCTTGGACGGCGAGGTGCTGACCCAGCTCCCGGAGCAGAAGCTGCCCAGCATCAGGCTCCGCCGCTTCGGGTTCATCTTCCAGGACTTCAACCTGCTCTCGGCGCTCACCGCAGTGGAGAACGTCGCGATCGTCGCCGAGCTTGCAGGGATGCGCAGCAGGGTCGCGAAGGCGCGCGCGACGGAGTTGCTCACCGATCTGGGACTCGCCGGTCGTCTGCATTTCCTTCCCGAGAAGCTCTCCGGCGGCGAGAAACAACGCGTCGCGGTCGCGCGTGCGCTGGTCAACGATCCGACCTTCATCCTCGCTGACGAGCCGACTGCGAACCTGGACTCGAAGATCGGGCACGAGATCATGCGGCTGCTGCGCTCGATCGCGAAAGATCAGGGACGATCCGTACTCATCGTGTCGCACGACCAGCGCATCAGGGACATCGCCGACCGCGTGCTTTGGCTGGAAGACGGACAGTTCAAGGAGTCAACAGCCATGCTGGTCGATCCCGTGTGCCAGATGCGCGTCGAACAGGCAAGCGCCGTCGTCGCGTCCTGGGACGACGAAGCCTTTGCCTTCTGCTCGCGCGGGTGCCGCGACGAGTTCCTCTCCGCGCCGTATCGCTTCTTCCGCGATGCGGCGGCCTCGGGTCCTCACGAAACGGCCCTCCGTGAGGCCGTTCGGCACGAAGCCGCGCTCGCCGGAGCCCGGAAGTGA
- a CDS encoding ABC transporter permease: MLYLARRNLFQSRTKAVMAISGVALAFMLVLSLDAVLAGLEGRIASFIEKTGADVWVAQSGVRNMHMASSTIPRAIVDQVARIDGVERAAPVRYLTNVMVKADKAYIAYVIGLPAGATMGTPTTIVTGDAYPKPGEVVVDGALRQEGAKVGDSVRILGSVFRIGGLAEGLASTLSSLAFIRLDDFDRLLGSASTTSYVLVRVAPGALADEVAARIEAAVPSVTASSTAVFAEQERRVVRDMSTEIAVIMNLAGVLIGLAVMALSVYTATASRLPEFGLLRALGAARGHCYGVVLGQAVLTVSLAFALGLALTYAASLIAPIVDPLLYMQITWSSILKTAAISLIVAAVAAVAPLIQVSNVDPAIVFRRKVA, encoded by the coding sequence ATGTTGTATCTGGCGCGGCGGAACCTCTTCCAAAGCCGCACCAAGGCGGTGATGGCGATCAGCGGTGTCGCCCTCGCGTTCATGCTCGTGCTCTCGCTCGATGCGGTGCTCGCGGGCCTGGAGGGCCGGATCGCGTCATTCATCGAGAAGACGGGAGCCGATGTCTGGGTCGCACAGTCAGGCGTGCGGAACATGCACATGGCCTCGTCGACCATCCCGCGTGCGATCGTCGATCAGGTCGCGAGGATCGACGGGGTCGAACGGGCGGCGCCCGTGCGCTATCTCACGAACGTCATGGTGAAGGCCGACAAGGCCTACATCGCGTACGTCATCGGCCTGCCGGCTGGCGCGACGATGGGTACGCCGACGACGATCGTGACCGGCGACGCGTACCCGAAGCCCGGCGAAGTCGTCGTCGACGGTGCGCTCAGGCAGGAAGGTGCGAAGGTCGGCGACAGCGTGCGCATCCTCGGGTCCGTCTTCCGCATCGGCGGCCTCGCGGAAGGTCTTGCCAGCACCCTCAGCTCGCTCGCCTTCATCAGGCTGGACGACTTCGACCGCCTTCTGGGCAGCGCGAGCACGACGAGCTACGTGCTGGTGCGCGTCGCACCGGGTGCCTTAGCCGATGAGGTCGCGGCGCGCATCGAGGCCGCTGTGCCGAGTGTCACTGCCTCCTCGACCGCGGTCTTCGCCGAGCAGGAACGCCGCGTCGTGCGCGACATGAGCACCGAGATCGCCGTGATCATGAACCTAGCTGGCGTGCTCATCGGTCTCGCGGTCATGGCGCTGTCGGTGTACACCGCGACCGCCTCGCGGCTTCCCGAGTTCGGCCTGCTTCGCGCGCTCGGGGCGGCGCGGGGCCACTGCTATGGCGTCGTGCTCGGCCAAGCAGTGCTCACGGTATCGCTCGCGTTCGCGCTCGGTCTTGCGCTGACCTACGCCGCATCGTTGATCGCGCCGATCGTCGACCCGCTTCTGTACATGCAGATCACCTGGTCCTCGATCCTCAAGACCGCGGCCATCTCGCTCATCGTCGCAGCCGTCGCCGCCGTCGCACCGCTCATCCAGGTCTCGAATGTCGATCCCGCGATCGTGTTCCGGAGGAAGGTCGCATGA
- a CDS encoding ABC transporter permease, translated as MGLALRNLTRDRTRLGLSVAGVALATMLVLLLSGFLDGMNAQITSYLEHSPGSTVVAQSGIKNMLVATSVLPKGTRERVLALDGVESAVPLLSSFVILELGSEKRSAYLVGFDPAVGGGPWRLAEGREVTTDDEAIVDSALARRYGLTVGGDFDLMGRRFTIVGLSDGTTSWMTSFIFVRKSAAESLFSAPGMTSFLLVAPSGGTTDEELRARLAALPGVSALSKDEVAENDVDVFSRVIGPPVRLMTAIAFLVGTLVVGLVLYSATVERRREYGVLKAIGSRARTLYAITLTQALIVTVAGAALGLALAVLEAQLVMQFRPQFLVTFEPRTVATGLAASALMGLVAVSLPAKVIADLAPADVFRR; from the coding sequence GTGGGACTCGCGCTTCGCAACCTCACGCGTGATCGGACACGACTCGGACTGAGTGTCGCTGGAGTTGCGCTAGCCACGATGCTCGTGCTCCTGCTTTCGGGGTTCCTCGACGGGATGAACGCGCAGATCACCTCGTACCTCGAACACTCTCCCGGGTCGACCGTCGTCGCCCAATCGGGCATCAAGAACATGCTCGTGGCCACGTCGGTGCTGCCCAAGGGAACGCGTGAGCGCGTCCTCGCGCTCGACGGCGTGGAAAGTGCCGTGCCGCTGCTCTCGTCCTTCGTCATCCTCGAGCTTGGCAGTGAGAAGCGCTCCGCGTATCTGGTCGGGTTCGATCCAGCTGTTGGCGGCGGCCCATGGCGGCTCGCCGAGGGCCGCGAGGTAACGACCGATGACGAGGCGATCGTCGATAGCGCCCTCGCGCGCCGCTACGGTCTCACCGTGGGTGGCGACTTCGACCTCATGGGTCGTCGCTTCACGATCGTGGGTCTCTCCGATGGCACCACGTCCTGGATGACGAGCTTCATCTTCGTGCGCAAGAGCGCGGCCGAGTCGCTGTTCAGTGCGCCGGGCATGACCAGCTTCCTGCTGGTCGCGCCATCGGGCGGCACGACGGACGAAGAGCTGCGCGCGCGCCTGGCAGCACTTCCCGGCGTGAGCGCACTTTCCAAGGACGAGGTGGCCGAGAACGACGTGGACGTGTTCTCGCGCGTTATCGGCCCGCCCGTGCGACTGATGACCGCGATCGCGTTCCTCGTCGGCACGCTCGTCGTCGGACTGGTCCTTTACTCGGCCACCGTCGAGCGACGCCGCGAGTACGGTGTGCTGAAGGCGATCGGCTCGCGCGCGCGGACGCTCTACGCCATCACCCTGACCCAGGCGCTCATCGTGACCGTCGCCGGCGCGGCGCTCGGGCTTGCCCTCGCGGTGCTCGAAGCGCAGCTGGTCATGCAGTTCCGTCCGCAGTTCCTCGTCACCTTCGAGCCGCGCACCGTCGCGACCGGCCTCGCCGCGAGCGCGCTGATGGGACTCGTCGCCGTGTCGCTGCCGGCGAAGGTGATCGCCGACCTCGCACCGGCCGACGTGTTCCGAAGGTAG
- the lgt gene encoding prolipoprotein diacylglyceryl transferase gives MTIDIAPVIVHLGPLALSWYGLFVAVAIGVGMWLAIHEARRKGLPMEQVESLATWVLVGGVVGARALHVIDRWDLYATHPLGIFAIWNGGLAIMGAVLGGTLAGVLVARRRGLPVRAIADAAAPAAILGMAIGRFACLFTGDAVGRPTNGFGITYLNPGAMVPQLGVAYEPVFLYEMGWDLGVFALLWWLRPRLHIDGQLFAVYLALYAIGKFVLTFWRTETVWLAGLQEAQLLSIAALALAAAWAWWSARRSAATNLEPA, from the coding sequence ATGACGATCGACATCGCTCCCGTCATCGTGCATCTCGGCCCGCTCGCCCTGAGCTGGTACGGCTTGTTCGTCGCGGTCGCGATCGGCGTGGGCATGTGGCTGGCGATCCACGAGGCACGTCGCAAGGGTCTGCCGATGGAACAGGTGGAGTCGCTTGCGACCTGGGTGCTTGTCGGCGGCGTGGTCGGTGCGCGCGCGCTGCACGTCATCGACCGCTGGGACCTCTACGCAACGCACCCACTCGGCATCTTCGCGATCTGGAATGGCGGCCTTGCGATCATGGGAGCCGTCCTTGGCGGCACCCTTGCCGGCGTGCTCGTGGCAAGGCGTCGTGGCCTGCCGGTGCGGGCCATCGCCGACGCCGCCGCGCCCGCCGCGATCCTCGGCATGGCGATCGGGCGCTTCGCGTGCCTCTTCACCGGCGACGCCGTGGGCCGACCCACGAACGGGTTCGGCATCACCTATCTCAATCCCGGCGCGATGGTCCCGCAGCTCGGCGTGGCCTACGAGCCGGTGTTCCTCTACGAGATGGGCTGGGACCTCGGGGTGTTCGCTTTGCTGTGGTGGCTGCGCCCGCGCCTGCACATCGACGGACAGCTCTTCGCCGTGTACCTCGCGCTCTACGCGATCGGGAAGTTCGTGCTCACGTTCTGGCGGACGGAGACGGTCTGGCTCGCCGGGCTGCAGGAGGCGCAGCTGCTTTCGATCGCGGCGCTGGCGCTGGCGGCCGCCTGGGCGTGGTGGAGCGCGCGGCGGTCGGCTGCTACGAACCTCGAACCGGCCTGA